A region of Calypte anna isolate BGI_N300 chromosome 22, bCalAnn1_v1.p, whole genome shotgun sequence DNA encodes the following proteins:
- the LOC103535394 gene encoding LOW QUALITY PROTEIN: protein FAM160B2 (The sequence of the model RefSeq protein was modified relative to this genomic sequence to represent the inferred CDS: inserted 1 base in 1 codon; deleted 1 base in 1 codon): MLSRLGALLQQAVETREPSVDLLEAFTEHWKGITGYYLEATDESIPARQTDIPWRLRQMLDILVYEEKQRSAGEAGPCLEYLLQHKLLETLSTLGKAEYPPGMRQQVLLFFSRVLGQVQHPLLHYLNVHRPVQKLLQLSGDRLSSGTEKEEVQFAAVLCTKIKQDPTLLAYILEGKSILNGRRAQELLASPVEEGAEHPLETPPAQPSPARRDSNLVTSLVGLCKSQKSRVALKARENLLLLVGLAQEGAAAHLVRGSALCQLLAEQLCHLYSSLSPSTHPTDVLTLEKVTWRLQGDAGGEGVFPGKENLVAFFCWLDYLEELVMGAHPVVADAITEAVEEKFFQGILQPQLLEMSELSVLSTTGVLAGMVRQLRASPLLHHLILFLLGSERDPETPGDTPHPLRTQLIDRCDHLSDEISLASLRLFEELLQKPHEHVAHSLVLRNLEGRGYLHPGPPPMPDERGPPEPDPEEDGLDLEEDPYFTDGFPDVGFEXSEKPLSPPGKGHVNEVVSSFLCLVPEEAKTSSCLEGGGYDTYIHDALAMVQACRANAASWGWPPAPRPLDSCPPEVMFYEGHFLKVLFDRMSRILDQPYSLNLQVTSVLSHLAALPHPHLHEYLLDPYLSLAPGSRSLFSVLVRVMGELMQRLQRVPHFRAKLLLVRQQLLGMVPGEQMEHTMLFQGVVVLEEFCKELAAIALVKGPPKGPP; the protein is encoded by the exons ATGCTGAGCCGTCTGGGTGCTCTGCTGCAACAGGCGGTGGAGACG CGGGAGCCCAGCGTGGATCTGCTGGAAGCCTTCACCGAGCACTGGAAGGGAATCACCGGATACTACCTGGAGGCCACGG ATGAGAGCATCCCAgccagacagacagacatccCCTGGCGCCTCCGGCAGATGTTGGACATCCTGGTGTACGAGGAGAAGCAGCGTTCCGCAGGGGAAGCTGGACCCTGCCTGGAGTACCTGCTGCAACACAAGTTGCTGGAGACCCTCAGCACGCTGGGCAAGGCAGAG TACCCCCCCGGGATGAGGCAGCAggtcctcctcttcttcagcagggtgctggggcaggtgCAGCACCCACTCCTGCACTACCTCAACGTCCACAGACCGGTGCAG AAGCTGCTCCAGCTCAGTGGGGACCGGCTGAGCTCCGGCACGGAGAAGGAGGAGGTGCAGTTTGCTGCTGTCCTCTGCACGAAGATCAAGCAGGATCCCACCCTGCTGGCATACATCCTGGAG ggCAAGAGCATCCTGAACGGGAGGAGAGCCCAGGAGTTGCTGGCCAGCCCTGTGGAAGAGGGTGCAGAGCACCCCCTGgaaacccccccagcccagccctccccagcacGGAGGGACAGCAACCTGGTCACCTCCTTGGTAGGACTCTGCAAGAGCCAG AAGAGCAGGGTGGCTCTGAAGGCTCGGGAGAACCTCCTCTTGCTGGTGGGGCTGGCCCAGGAGGGGGCTGCTGCCCACCTGGTGAGGGGCAGTgccctgtgccagctcctggcagagcagctctgtcacctctacagctccctgtcccccagcacccaccccaccGACGTCCTCACCTTGGAGAAGGTCACCTGGAG GTTGcagggggatgctggtggggagggggtttTTCCTGGGAAGGAGAACCTggttgctttcttctgctggcTGGATTACCTGGAGGAGCTGGTGATGGGTGCCCACCCG GTTGTGGCAGATGCCATCACAGAGGCTGTGGAGGAGAAGTTTTTCCAAGGCATTttgcagccacagctcctggagAT GTCTGAGCTCTCTGTCCTCAGCACCACgggggtgctggcagggatggTGAGGCAGCTCCGTGCCTCCCCCCTGCTCCACCACCTCATCCTCTTCTTGCTGGGATCAGAGCGGGACCCCGAGACCCCTGGGGACACCCCTCACCCCCTGCGCACCCAACTCATCGATCGCTGCGACCACCTCTCCGATGAG ATCAGCCTGGCCAGCCTGAGGCTCTTCGAGGAGCTCCTGCAGAAGCCCCACGAGCACGTGGCCCACAGCCTGGTGCTGAGGAACCTGGAGGGCAGGGGGTACCTGCACCCCGGACCCCCACCCATGCCTGACGAGCGTGGACCCCCCGAGCCAGACCCCGAGGAGGATGGGTT GGACCTGGAGGAGGATCCTTATTTCACTGATGGGTTCCCAGATGTTGGCTTTG ACAGTGAAAAACCTCTGTCCCCCCCCGGGAAGGGGCACGTCAATGAGGTGGTCAGCAG cttcctCTGCCTGGTCCCCGAGGAGGCCAAAACCTCCTCctgcctggag ggggggggctaTGACACCTACATCCACGATGCCCTGGCCATG GTCCAGGCGTGCCGTGCCAATGCTGCCTCCTGGGGGTGGCCCCCAGCCCCTCGACCCCTCGACTCCTGCCCCCCCGAGGTGATGTTTTATGAGGGTCATTTCCTCAAGGTCCTCTTCGACCGGATGAGTCGCATCCTGGACCAG CCCTACAGCCTCAACCTGCAGGTGACCTCGGTGCTGTCCCACCTGGCTGctctcccccatccccacctccaCGAGTACCTGCTGGACCCCTACCTCAGCCTGGCACCTGGCTCCCGCTCCCTCTTCTCGGTCCTTGTCAGG GTGATGGGGGAGCTGATGCAGCGGCTCCAGCGGGTGCCCCATTTCAGAGCCAAACTGCTCCTggtgaggcagcagctcctggggatggTGCCTGGAGAGCA GATGGAGCACACGATGCTCTTCCagggggtggtggtgctggaggagTTCTGCAAGGAGCTGGCTGCCATCGCCCTGGTCAAGGGACCACCCAAGGGACCCCCCTGA